The segment CTGTCTTCGACGGGCAATTCACGACCATCTTTGGCGATCAAAATCGAATCGGCCGCCGCGCCGACGGTCACTTCTTCGGCGGCCGCACGCAGCGCCACGTTGTCGATCGTCTTCCGCGAATGTTGATGGACCAGGCGAAAGACTTGCGTCAGCGGGCGACCAACCGCGTCGGTCGTCATCCAACCGGTCAACTGTTCGGCCACGGGGTTCAGTCCGGTGATCTTGCCGTTGACGTCGGTCGTGATCACGGCGTCGCCGATGCTCGACATAATCAACCGCAGCTCTTCGCGACGTTTGACTTCTCGCACGACGGCGCGGCGTTTCGCCTCGTTGACGATTGCAATCGTCACGCCGATCACAAAGAAGAGAGCGACGCGGAGCAGATCGCCGGCGCTATCGACGCGCGGCGAAAAGAGAGGAGACAAAAAGTAGTAGCAGCCGACGACGACGCAAAGTGCAGTCGCCATCAGGCCTGGATAGAGTCCTCCCCACCAAGAAGCGATCAGGACGGCGGTGACCAGCAGCATCATGCCGGCCGATTCGCCTAACTGAGCGGTCAGAAGCAGTCCCAGCCCCAAACACGCGGCCGAAACGACGATCGCCACCACGTATCCAAAGAAGTTGGATTGCAGGATTTTCGACACTAGCAGTCTCAGGGTAGGTATCGCCGGCACATTGGGATGAATGGATCGGAGAGCTGCCGCAACTTTATGCTATCGTATGCCGCGCAAAGCTGACAGCCAATCGAACGTTCGCACGACGCGGAAAGTTCCGCAGTTTTGCACACCAACAAAAAAAGCCGCTCCTCAGGGTGGAGGAGCGGCTCAAGTTTTCTCTCGATCGTGCGCGTCGCCGTACTACTGCACTTTGGTTAACGCTTCAGCGGCTGCGGCGCGAACCGCTTCCGAGGCGTCGTCGCTCGCCGCTTTCGTCAGCGCCGCTTTGGCAGAAGCGGCCTGCTTGCCGAACATGCCTAACGAAGTCGCCGCTTCCAGGCGGACCAGATCGGAACCTTCGGTCAAGGCCGCGGCCAGGACGATCGTCGCTTTGGCGGCGGCGTCGCTAGTCGGATCGATATGAGCGATCGCCCAACCAGCGGCGACCTTTGTGAATTCGACGTCACTGTCCAGAAGCGGAGTGATCTGCGGGATCGCCGCTTTGGCGGACGGGCCGATGGTGCCCAAAGCGTACAGGGCGCTTTGCTGCAAACCAGCTTCCGGGCTGGCCAGGAACTTGGCGATCGATTCGGTCGCCGGAGCGGCAGATTGACCCAAGCCGCCCAGAACCATCATCGTTTCGCTTTGCACTTCCGCATCGTCAACCTTCAAGGTTTCGATCAACGCCGGAACAGCCGCTTTGGCGTCCGGGCCGAGTTCGCGAAGGATCGACAGAGCGTGCATCCGCAGACCTTCGATCTCCAAAGCCTTCGCCAGTCGCGGCGTCGCCTTCGGTCCGAGCGAGACGATCGCTTCGCGGAAGTGGACGACGACTGTCGGGTCGGTTTCGGTGAGCGCCTTCAGCAAGACCGGAGCGACCATCTCGCGAGGAGCGTCCAATTCGGCCAGGCAGCGTGCGGCGGCGGCGCGAACGTTCGCGTTGTCGCTCTTCATCCCTTCGACCAAGTCTTCCACGGCATGTTCAACCGCTTCCTTGTCTTCCGGGTGGAGACGAGCGATGCCCCATTCGCCCAGCATGTGCATGAACTCATCTTTCGACGCGGAAGCCGACTCCAGGGCCGTTTCCGAGGCGGAGTCTTTGATCATGCCCAGGGCGTACGCCGAAGCGTACCGGACCGCCATCGAGTCGTCCGCTTCCAGGCTCGCGGCCAATTGGCCGACAGCCGCTTTGGCGCCGGGGCCGATCTGGCCCAAGGCGACGGCGGCTTGCATGCGGGTATCGGGGTCTTTGTGCGACTTCAAAACTTCGGCCAGGTTGGGAGCGGCGCTTTCTGCTTCGGGTCCCATTTCGCCAGCGATCAAGCAGGCCCAGTAGGCACCACGTTCGGTGGTCAAAGCCTTCTTCAGCACCGGCAACGACTTTTTGCCCGCTTCGGCCAAGGTGTGCAGCGCGGGAACGACGACGCCCGGATCCGATTCATCCAGGATCTTGGCGATCAGCGGCAACGTTTCGTTCGGATCGGTCGGCAGCTTGCGAACGGCGCCCATCGCGGCGCGACGGACGATCGCTTCTTTGTCAGTGATCTTTTTGATCAGCGCGGGAACTGCAGGCAGGGCCTTCTCGCCAATCTCGCCGATCGCATACGCGCTGTAAGCGCGAACTTCCATGTCGGGATCGTCCAGGCCTTTGGTCAAAGCGGCGAGGGCCGGCGCGGCTTCGGTTTCGTATTCGGCCAATGCTCGAGCGGCATGCCAACGCAACTCACTGTCGTCGCTTCCCATCGCGGCGATTAACGCCGGGACCGCCTTATCGGCGTCTTCCGGATTACGCGCCAGGGCGTCAGCGGCGGCGACCGCATCAGCTCCTTTGCCAGACAACGCTTTGACCGAATCGGCCGCGTCGGCCCAGACGATCGAAGCGGCTGCCAACGGCAAAGCCACGGAAAACATCAGTCGTTTGATCATTGCAGACTCCGCAGAAAAGTACGTCGCCAGCGACGTGTGGTTGCTAGATAGGTGTGGGAAGATGAGTTGTGAGTAATCGAGTGGTCGTTAGCCCGACGGGAACTGGGCGTCGAAGACCAGGGACCGCATGAAGCTGCTCGCTTCGATGTACTTATCCGCCGGGTAATCGCGAATCCGGTTCTTCAGTTCGTCAAACATCGCTTCCGCAGTGCCGGTGACGTTGCGGAATTCGTCGACGTTGGCGTACGAGCCTTCGCGAGCACGCATGGCGAACGCCATGTTCAACTTTTCGCGATATTCGTCGTACGGCTTGTCGGTCAGAATGAACGGCCAGTTGATTTCGCCGGTCAGCGGATCGAGCTGCGACGCAGCCAAACGCTGCGGAGCACGTTCCTGGTTGAAGCGGAACAGCTGTTCGCTGGTCGGCTTCGGTCCGGCCTGCTCGGCGCGGAACTCGGTGTTGCGGCGACGCATTTCAAAATAGACTTGCTGGGCGCGGTTCCGATTTTCGATGTATTGGCTGCGAGCCTCTTCGACGTCGATCGCCGCACGAGCGGTGTTCAGGTTGTATTCGCCCTGAGCGCGAACGATGTCAGCAAGACCGCGGGCTTGGCTTTCGGCAACAGTCGCGGCTTTGGCGCCGGTTTGGTAGTACCACTGGGCCGACGCAGTTTGAGCAACTACCGATGCGATACCGATAGCCAGAAGTAGTCGAAGCGACATGACGCATCCCTCGATTAAGTCGTTACGATTCAGTGACACTGGATCGCGAGATAAGGCCTGGGGAAATAGGAAGTCTTCGCGGTTTACGAAAACATCCATTCCAGAATAGCCGAACCGACGTCGAAAGCAACAAACCCGAACCAAATCCAGGTTTTTACGTCCCCCCCAACAGAATCCAGCCAACTCTCCTTCAATCGGCCAAAAACTTACGCAGTTTTTGGGCCAATCGAGGCCAGTTCCCCCTTTTTGTCTCGCATTCCCACACGATAAGCGTGCGCCACCCCAGTTTTCGCAGGGATTTTAGGGCTTGGCGATCACGCTGTTGATTCCTGCTTAACTTCTTACGCCAATAATCCGCGTTCTGTTTCGGCAACGGACGTTGCCCTTTCGCACAGCTGTGCTGATGCCAGAAGCAGCCGTGTACGAAAATTACTTTCCGGCGGCCAGGGAAAGTCAAATCAGGGCTCCCCGGCAAGTCTCTTCTTCCCAGCCGAAAGCGGTATCCTAACCGATGCGCCAGACTCCGAACTATCCGCTCTGGCTGAGTGTCGCTCGACCGGACCCGCCGCATGATCTCGCTGCGACTTTCGGGATCAAAATTATCGGTCGAGCGGGACATTCGCGCTACCGGCAAAAAAGTTCCAGCTGCCGCGGCGAGCAGCATTCGCTCGTCAGGCGGTTGAGGTAGTTGTCGCCGATCCAGGTCAGCACGCTGGCGCAGACGGCGTCCCCAAATCCAAATAACGCGTCGTTGTTCGATCCTTGAATCGTAAACTCGCCGGCGCCCATCAGCCGGGCGCACTCGCGCGGCGTCAGCAGTCGCACGGCGTAGCGGCCGTAACCCGCTTTGAACAGGATTTGCCGCCCGCTGCCCCCTTTGGGCGTGCGAAGGCAGCCGGCCAGCCCATCGGTCCGCATTTCGGCCATCGAACGCTTCTCGCCGTCCGGCGCACGTCGTACGCGGCGGAAGACGGCGCCATAGGTCCAGCGGCGGCGAGCGATCATCGCATCGGCGTCGGCGCGATGACGCGGGCTCATTTGATTGAGCAGGTATTCGGCGCGCTCGTCCGACCACCAAGCGGGATCATCGTCCGAGAGCTTCTCAAGGATATCGGCCAGTTTGTCGCTGCTGGCGGCCGGCGGATCGGGCAACTCGGCGCAGCTCCAGATGATTTCGGGATGGCGCTGGACGAAGTCGACCAGCGCCGCAGGACGAAGCTGTGACGGGGTCAGTTCTTCCGGAGCGATCGCATCATCGTCATCGACCGCTTTGGCGATCACGAACAAGCGAAGCCGGCTTTGCGGCGTGAACCACTTGGCGTCGAGCATGATCGGATCGACGCGATAGCCAAGGTCGTTCAGCGCGGTGAGGACGGCGGCGAAATCGGCGCCTCCGTGCGAGTTGAGCAGCCCAGGGACGTTCTCCAGTAAAACCAGCGGCGGACGACGCCCGCCGAGACGTTTCAGTACGTCGTGAAAACCCCAGAACGCCGACGATTGGGCGCCGCCGAGACCTTTCCGTCCCCCGGCCAGCGACAGATCGGTGCAAGGGAACGACGCGGTGGCGAGCGTCACGTCAGGCATCGCCGAAGCGTCCAGCTGATGGACGTCCCCCAGGACGAACGACTCATCCGGCCCAAAGTGCCCTTCGTATTGGCGATGCTTGGCGGCGTCGATGTCGTTGGCGAAGCGGACTTCCCAGCCTGCTCGTTCCAGACCAAGGCGGACAAGTCCGATGCCGGCGAAGAATTCGGCGAAGGTGCGCGGCGCTGGAGCGGACATATTCGACTTCCGATGTCAGAGCGATTCGAGAGTCCGCATTATCGCCGAGATGGGCGAAATTCTCAATCGTCCGCCCCCCGGAAGTTCGGCGAATTAGGTCTTCGTGCCGGAGTAAATCTCGGCGTATTCAATGACCCAGACGTCGATGTAGTTGGTGAACGTGTCGACGTCGACTTCACCCAGCTTCTCGAAATAGCTGCGGTTGAAGGTCTCTTTGTTTCGAATCGCCCCCTTGGCGACCAATTCGAGAACATGCACTGAAGAGTAGGGGCGAATCGTCATTTCGAGTCGGCTATACAAACTGCGACGCTTGCCGCCGGTCAGATCGAGGTCGTCGCGATAACAAGCGGCGCCCCAACCTTTTTCGCCGTAGATCGTTTCGGTCTGAAAGCCGGGGAAGTAGTTCGGCAAAGCGCTGACGCACTTTTCGATGTAGTCGGAAAGTTGCAGGCGAAGCTTGCTATGCAGCTCTTTGCATTCTTCTTCGCTGAGAGCCTGAGCGCGGATCGCTTCGGACTTCGCGGCGTTTCGCTTTTCGCCGCGTTGGATCGCTTTTTTCAGACGGTCTTCAAAATCGTTCATGAATCTTTCGGTCGCTGCTGGGCGAGCGGGAGGAAGCGAAAGGGGCGGTGCAAGTCGCTCCGCTTTGAATCGAGGAAGGGTGGGGCGAGAGACTCCTTCCTGCGAAGCCGAGCGGAACTATTTCCCTTTCGACTTCTTGTCTTTCTCTTCTTTTTGATTCAGGAACTGAGCAAGGTCGCCGAACGAACGGAGCGGCTCTTTTCCTTCTTTCATCGCTTCGGAGATCGGCTTCACCGGAGTCGGCTTCGACTTGGCGACGAACGACTTCGATTTCGGCTTGCCGTGCGGTCCCTGTTGCGGCTTGTTCCCCTGGCGGTTTTTCTCGCGCGGAGGACGCTTGGCTCGTTCGGGGCGATCGACTCGCTTCTTTTCTTCCGGGGCCGGCAGCGGCTTTTCGGTACCCGGCTCAATTGCGGTAAGCGAAACGCGGCGGCGATCCTTGTCAATCTCGACCACCCAGACGGTGATCACGTCTCCGACGCTGACCACTTCGTGCGGGTCGCTGACGTAGCGGTTCGCCAGGCGGCTGATGTGGACCATGCCGCTGTCGTGCAGGCCGATGTCGACGAACGCGCCGAAGTCGACCACGTTCAGCACGGTGCCCGAGAGTTCCATGCCGGGACGCAGATCTTCCAGCTTCATGATGCCGCGACGGAACAGCGGCGGCGGGAAGTCGGCACGCGGGTCGCGACCGGGACGCGACAGCGAATTCAAAATGTCGCGAGTCAGGTGTTCGCCCACTTCAAGCTCAGCGGCGAGCGTTTCGGCCGAGACTCCCGCGATCTTCTTCACCAACTCGGCATGCGCGGCGGAAGGAGCTTCCGCTTTGACCGGAGCGGCAGGAGCTGGCGTTTCGGCCGGCGCCGGCGCTTCTACGGCCGCAGCTTCCGGAGCTGCAACTTCGGCGGCAGGCGTTTCGACCGGAGCGGCCTCGGCGGCAACAGCTTCGGTCGCTTCGGCGACAGCGGTTTCGGCCGGAGGCAAATCAACGCCGGGTTCCGCCGGATCGGTCGGTTCGACGTGGATCGGCTTCGCCGCTTCGGCTGGCTTGCCGGTGCGGACCTGGTCGATCGTCGCATCGAGTTTCGCCAAGACCTTTTCGGCGACTTCGTAGCTCTCGGGGTGGATCCAGGTGGCGTCCAACGGGTTTTCGCCATCCCGAATCTTCAAGAAGCCCGCCGCTTGGACGAACGCGGAATCGCCGAAGCCGGCCACCTTTTTGAAATCTTCGCGCGACTTGAACGGACCATTCTGACGGCGGTATTCGTAGAGACGACGCGCGGTCAGTTGATTGAGCCCCGAGACGTAGCTGAGTAGCGCCGGACTGGCCTGATTCACGTCGACGCCGACGTAGTTCACGCACGATTCGACGACGTTGTCGAGCGTCTCTTTCAAGTGCTTCGACTTGACGTCATGCTGATACAGCCCAACGCCAATATTCGACGGGTTGATCTTCACCAGTTCCG is part of the Blastopirellula sediminis genome and harbors:
- a CDS encoding HEAT repeat domain-containing protein, whose amino-acid sequence is MIKRLMFSVALPLAAASIVWADAADSVKALSGKGADAVAAADALARNPEDADKAVPALIAAMGSDDSELRWHAARALAEYETEAAPALAALTKGLDDPDMEVRAYSAYAIGEIGEKALPAVPALIKKITDKEAIVRRAAMGAVRKLPTDPNETLPLIAKILDESDPGVVVPALHTLAEAGKKSLPVLKKALTTERGAYWACLIAGEMGPEAESAAPNLAEVLKSHKDPDTRMQAAVALGQIGPGAKAAVGQLAASLEADDSMAVRYASAYALGMIKDSASETALESASASKDEFMHMLGEWGIARLHPEDKEAVEHAVEDLVEGMKSDNANVRAAAARCLAELDAPREMVAPVLLKALTETDPTVVVHFREAIVSLGPKATPRLAKALEIEGLRMHALSILRELGPDAKAAVPALIETLKVDDAEVQSETMMVLGGLGQSAAPATESIAKFLASPEAGLQQSALYALGTIGPSAKAAIPQITPLLDSDVEFTKVAAGWAIAHIDPTSDAAAKATIVLAAALTEGSDLVRLEAATSLGMFGKQAASAKAALTKAASDDASEAVRAAAAEALTKVQ
- a CDS encoding very short patch repair endonuclease, with translation MLLAAAAGTFLPVARMSRSTDNFDPESRSEIMRRVRSSDTQPERIVRSLAHRLGYRFRLGRRDLPGSPDLTFPGRRKVIFVHGCFWHQHSCAKGQRPLPKQNADYWRKKLSRNQQRDRQALKSLRKLGWRTLIVWECETKRGNWPRLAQKLRKFLAD
- a CDS encoding DNA cytosine methyltransferase; its protein translation is MSAPAPRTFAEFFAGIGLVRLGLERAGWEVRFANDIDAAKHRQYEGHFGPDESFVLGDVHQLDASAMPDVTLATASFPCTDLSLAGGRKGLGGAQSSAFWGFHDVLKRLGGRRPPLVLLENVPGLLNSHGGADFAAVLTALNDLGYRVDPIMLDAKWFTPQSRLRLFVIAKAVDDDDAIAPEELTPSQLRPAALVDFVQRHPEIIWSCAELPDPPAASSDKLADILEKLSDDDPAWWSDERAEYLLNQMSPRHRADADAMIARRRWTYGAVFRRVRRAPDGEKRSMAEMRTDGLAGCLRTPKGGSGRQILFKAGYGRYAVRLLTPRECARLMGAGEFTIQGSNNDALFGFGDAVCASVLTWIGDNYLNRLTSECCSPRQLELFCR